From the genome of Eucalyptus grandis isolate ANBG69807.140 chromosome 2, ASM1654582v1, whole genome shotgun sequence, one region includes:
- the LOC104428229 gene encoding galactinol synthase 2, whose protein sequence is MAPVAAAGDGATKPNPEPEDQPSRAYVTFLAGTGDYVKGVVGLAKGLRKAKSKYPLVVAVLPDVPEDHRSILVDQGCIVREIEPVYPPENQTQFAMAYYVINYSKLRIWEFVEYNKMIYLDGDIQVFDNIDHLFDLPNSFFHAVMDCFCEKTWSHSPLYEIGYCQQCPNKVQWPDHAGPKPPLYFNAGMFVYEPSLRTYRDLLETLGITPPTPFADQDFLNMYFKDVFKSIPNVYNLVLPMLWRHPENVELDTVKVVHYCAAGSKPWRYTGKEENMDRDDIKMLVKRWWDIYDDESLDYKNAVAPEEAAKQENLEQFLGALSEAGVRRITGPPAA, encoded by the exons ATGGCTCCTGTCGCAGCTGCTGGTGATGGTGCCACGAAGCCGAATCCAGAGCCAGAGGACCAGCCTAGCCGTGCCTACGTGACGTTCTTGGCTGGGACCGGTGATTACGTGAAGGGTGTGGTTGGGCTAGCCAAGGGGCTGAGGAAGGCAAAGAGCAAGTACCCGCTCGTGGTGGCGGTCTTGCCGGACGTTCCGGAGGATCACCGGAGCATCCTGGTGGATCAGGGGTGTATCGTGAGGGAGATCGAGCCGGTTTACCCGCCGGAGAACCAGACTCAGTTCGCCATGGCCTACTATGTCATCAACTACTCCAAGCTCAGGATTTGGGAG TTTGTAGAGTACAACAAGATGATCTACTTAGATGGCGACATCCAAGTCTTCGACAACATCGACCACCTCTTCGACCTCCCGAATAGCTTCTTCCATGCTGTCATGGACTGCTTCTGCGAGAAGACATGGAGTCACTCCCCTCTGTACGAAATAGGGTACTGCCAACAATGCCCCAACAAGGTCCAATGGCCTGACCACGCCGGTCCGAAGCCGCCTCTCTACTTCAACGCGGGCATGTTCGTGTACGAGCCGAGCCTCAGGACCTACCGTGATTTGCTCGAAACCCTCGGGATCACACCTCCGACTCCATTTGCCGATCAGGACTTCTTGAACATGTACTTTAAGGACGTATTCAAGTCGATTCCCAACGTGTACAACCTCGTGCTCCCGATGTTGTGGCGTCACCCCGAGAATGTCGAGCTCGACACGGTCAAGGTCGTTCACTATTGTGCCGCGGGGTCAAAGCCGTGGCGGTACACGGGCAAGGAAGAGAACATGGATAGGGATGACATCAAGATGTTGGTGAAGAGGTGGTGGGATATCTACGACGACGAGTCATTGGACTATAAAAACGCGGTGGCTCCGGAGGAAGCGGCAAAGCAAGAGAATTTGGAGCAGTTCCTGGGGGCGCTATCAGAGGCCGGAGTGCGCCGCATAACCGGCCCGCCTGCGGCATGA
- the LOC104428228 gene encoding galactinol synthase 2 produces the protein MALNVAAATKLMKPENQPSRAYVTFLAGNGDYVKGVVGLAKGLRKAKSKYPLVVAVLPDVPEEHRKILVDQGCVVREIEPVYPPENQTQFAMAYYVINYSKLRIWEFLEYSKLIYLDGDIQVFDNIDHLFDLPNGFFYAVMDCFCEKTWSHTLQYQIGYCQQCPDRIQWPDHAGPKPSLYFNAGMFVYEPNLKTYRDLLEKLKITPPTSFAEQDFLNEYFKDIYKPIPNVYNFVLAMLWRHPENVELDKVKVVHYCAAGSKPWRYTGEEQNMNREDIKMLVKKWWDIYDDESLDYRNIVARDEAVKRANLERFLAALSEAGVVPYVPAPSAA, from the exons ATGGCTCTTAACGTCGCTGCCGCCACCAAGCTGATGAAACCTGAGAACCAGCCCAGCCGTGCCTACGTCACGTTCTTGGCCGGGAACGGTGATTACGTGAAGGGCGTGGTCGGGCTGGCCAAGGGGCTGAGGAAGGCGAAGAGCAAGTACCCACTCGTGGTGGCGGTCTTGCCAGACGTGCCGGAGGAGCATCGGAAGATACTGGTGGATCAGGGCTGTGTCGTGAGGGAGATCGAGCCAGTTTATCCGCCGGAGAACCAGACTCAGTTCGCCATGGCGTACTATGTGATCAACTACTCCAAGCTCAGGATTTGGGAG TTCTTGGAGTACAGCAAGTTGATCTATTTGGACGGAGACATCCAAGTCTTCGACAACATCGACCACCTCTTTGACCTCCCCAACGGCTTCTTCTACGCGGTCATGGATTGTTTCTGTGAAAAGACGTGGAGTCACACCCTGCAGTACCAAATTGGGTATTGCCAACAGTGCCCCGACAGGATCCAATGGCCTGACCACGCTGGTCCAAAGCCGTCGCTTTACTTCAACGCCGGGATGTTCGTGTATGAGCCGAACCTCAAGACGTACCGCGATTTGCTCGAGAAGCTCAAGATCACGCCTCCAACTTCATTTGCCGAGCAAGACTTCTTGAATGAGTACTTCAAGGACATATACAAACCAATTCCCAACGTGTACAACTTTGTGCTCGCGATGCTGTGGCGTCATCCTGAGAATGTCGAGCTCGACAAGGTCAAGGTTGTTCATTATTGTGCTGCGGGGTCGAAGCCATGGCGGTACACAGGCGAGGAGCAAAACATGAACAGGGAAGATATCAAGATGCTGGTGAAGAAGTGGTGGGACATTTATGACGACGAGTCCTTGGACTACAGAAATATCGTTGCCAGGGATGAAGCGGTGAAGCGGGCGAACTTGGAGAGGTTCCTTGCGGCACTATCCGAGGCCGGAGTCGTGCCTTACGTGCCTGCCCCGTCTGCCGCGTAG